Within Thermococcus indicus, the genomic segment GTTTCTAATTTTCTCGTATTCATTTTTAACCTTGTCCTCAATGTCGTCTCTGTACTCCATTATTAGTACAAGGGCAATTAGAGCTGGCACTCCAATAAGGAGTAAAGTAGAACCCCCTATTGTTATTACTGGAAGTTCTGGTAAAGGTAAAGAAGGAAATGCAAACTGTGGCATTATAGGGACTTTCGGGGGAGTGTGCACTGGGTACGTGGAAAGTTCGGGACTAGAGTAGTCGTTCAGTTCCAACGTGGAGGCATAATATTCACTAAGGGAACTTCCATTAAGCTGGTTTTCGAGCATTGCAATAACTTCTTCTTTGGTTGGCACTTTTCCATCTTCTCCAGGAAGTGCAAATACGACAAATGGGACCCCTTTTACTACGACATGATACACTTCTGCTGTTCCCTGTTGTTGCCCCATACCTTGTGTTGCTTCCCCTGACACAAGTGCATGGTTTACGGTCAATCCAAGTATTAGTATAATAATAAACACACGTACTATATTTTTCATTTAAATCACCAATGTTAGGTATTCTAAGAATTTATAAAATTTGTGCTCTGAGGTATTAAAAAGTGAAAGGATTATATTGATATTTTTTTGTTAAAATAATCCTTAAAAACTCTAAATTTTTACACTTTTCTGACAAGGTGGTGCCGATGAAGTGGAGGGTTACCGTTATCGTCCGCCTTAAGGAGGGCCTCAACGACCCCGAGGGAAGGGTGATAGGAAGCGCCCTGAGAAACCTGGGCTACGCCGTCGAGAACCTCAAGGTTCCGAAGTACTTCGAGTTCGAGCTCGAGAGCGATAATCCAGAGGGGGAAGTCGAGGAGATGTGCAGGCGTCTGCTGGCTAATCCCGTCATACACACCTACGAGTACAGCATCGAACCGGTGAGCTGAGATGGTCCGCTTTGCCGTGGTGGTTTTTCCTGGAACCAACTGCGACTTCGAGACCGAGAGGGCCATAAGAAAGGCCGGTGCCGAGGCCGAGCGTGTCTGGTATAAGGCCAACCTCAGGGACTTCGACGGCGTGGTTTTGCCCGGCGGCTTCAGCTACGCCGATTACCTCCGTGCAGGGGTGATAGCCGCTCGTCAGGAGATAATGGAGGAGGTCAAGGAGTTCGCCCGCGAGGGAAGGCCCGTCCTTGGAATCTGCAACGGCTTTCAGGTTCTCACCGAGGCTGGTCTCCTTCCGGGGGCACTGAGGCCGAACAGGGTTCCGAGGTTTCTCTGCAGGTGGGTGCACCTTCGCGTTGAAGACGCCGAAACGCCCTTTACCGCTCTCTACGAGCCGGGAGAGGTCGTAAGGATGCCAATAGCCCACGCAGAGGGGAACTACTACCTCGACGACCCATCGAAGGTTAGAATCGTCTTCCAGTACAGCGACGGGAACGGGAACGTAACCGAGGAGGCCAACCCAAACGGCTCGGTTCTCAACATAGCGGCGATAGCCAACGAGAGGGGAAACGTCCTCGGAACCATGCCCCACCCGGAGCGCGCGAGCGACCGCTTTTTGGGCAGTGAAGACGGTCTGAGGCTCTTCAGGAGCATGGTGAAGTGGGCGAGGGGGTAGCTTTTTCTATCTTTTGCAGAGATGTGTGAATACTTCTTCCAGGGTCACTTGGGAATTTTGAGTGTCCACGACATTGTACTGGGATAGGCGGCTGAGTATTTCTTTGAGATCTTCATTTTTGAAATAGAGCTGAATGTACATGGACTCTCCATTTCCTTGAATTTCAATTTTTTGAGCTATCCCCTCAAAGTCCTTGGGGTTGATTCTCCCTTTAATTTTGGCAATAATTTTCCTCTCTGCCTTGAGGGCCTGAACTTTCTCGATAAGCTCTTTTGGAGTTCCCTCAGCAATTTTACTCTTGTTGAATAGCAGAATTCTATCGCATAGAATTTCAGCCTCTTTGAGGTTGTGGGTTGTCAAGAGTACAGTTGTTCCCACTTCTCTTGAAAGTTCCATGATAGCGTTCCAGACTTCCCTCCGGGTAAAAACGTCAAGGTATACAGTTGGTTCATCTAAGATGAGAACCTCTGGCTGAATTATCAGGGGTAGAACTAGATAAACTTTCTGCCTCATCCCAGCGGAGAGCTTTTGATACCACTCGTGTCTTTTTTCTTCTAGATTGAGCAATTCCAGCGCGTGGGTTATTCTTCTCTCAGCCTCAGCTTTGGGAATTCCCCACAGTTCAGCTATGAACCTTAGGTTTTTCTCCACGCTGACCCTCCACTGGAAGAGGCCGAACAAATCCCTGCTTCCTCCAAAAATTGTGAAGATTCTGCCCCTAATTTTATCGTGATCTTGGATTGAATCGTATCCTGCGATGTAGAGATGGCCTCTCGTTGGAATCACAAGACCATTGGCGATTTTGCAGAGCGTGGTTTTTCCAGCTCCGTTCGGACCCAGAAGGCCGTATATCTCGCCTTCTTTGACTTTAAAGCTGATATCAACCAGGGCCGGGATTTCTTCACGGGGTGTTTTGAGGAAGTCCTTAAGGCTTTTCAAATCGAACAGTGACTTTATTGGGGGAGGGTAGTATTTGGTCAGATTAACCGCCTCTATCACTCAGACCACCCTGATTACGTACGTTTTCCCTTTCCTCTCACGTCGAACCAATCCCTTGTTTTCGAGGTCTTTTACCGCCCTGCAGGCATTGGCCCGTCCGAACAGCTGGCTTAGTTCTTTCTGAGTTATTTCACCATTGTCAATGATTAAGTCCAATATTTGCCTCTCCGAATCGCCCAGTTCATGCTTATGCAGGCTGTTTACCTCAATCTCCACCCTGAGGAGCAGCACGAGTTTCCCGTTTTCACACTCCTCCTTGAGGACGTGCACCCGCATAAGGTCCACCTCACATGTGGCCCAGCGTTCCCAGCTGTCTCGCCTTGTTGAAACCCCGCCTGAAGGTAAAGTACCCCACGAGGAGCATTACTCCAGTGATGAAGAGCATGTTCATCAGGCTGGGCAGGATTTGGGATAACGAGTAGCCGCCACCCATTGTGAGTCTGCCCATTTGGAGGATGTAGGTTTCGGGATGTATTTTTGACAGGGGCTGGAGCCACTTGGGAGCTCTTCCGGTGGAAAGTAAAGCCCACTGACGAGCTGGGCCGTGATGTTGAAGAACCAGTTCAGCGGATCCTGGGTGGCCTTGGTTGCTATTCTGAACCCCGCCGAGAACAAGTCGAGGGCAAAAATCAGCAGGATGCCGCTCAGGATGACGACCACAACGCCAAGGTTAACGTGAATCCTCAAGCCAAAGAACATGATGTATGCAATGGTTATTAAGAGAGTTAGTCCCAGATTCCACAGAATTCGCCAGGCATTAATTCCAATGAAGATTGAAGTTAGTGAAGCCGGAGCGTTATAAAGAACCGGAAAAACTCTACCGAGAACAAAGGACGAGATGCTTCCCCTCGGCAGAAAAACGAGGTTGTGGATTATTGAGCCTATGAGGAGGTATTCCAAATAATCTGGCGTGCCATACTGGGAAATGTTTGCGTTGATTGTTATCAGCTTGGCAAATATGCCGATGAAGATTATGTTCAGGCCCAAGCCTATGAACTGGAGAAGTAAATCAAATCGTCTTGAGAAGAAGACTTCCTTTTGGATGAAGATGAAGGCCTTGATTGTTCTAATGCCCTGCACTGTAACCATTGCACCACCAGAAGTTGGTTAGCGTGATTACTTATAAACATTGCTTTTTTTTGTTTGAGCGTTGCATCCTTCTTTATAAATTGTTTCATGACATTTATAAATCAGTTGCAGTAAAACTTATGGATTGTTTCAGCGGAGATATAAGTGCAAAACTTGAAGGGGGTGAAGACGTGGAGTGGATAGTTGAACCTGAAAATGTTAGGAACCCAGAGCCTGAGTTCTGCCTTGGAGACGGGTGCCTCTTTGATGGGTGTATCCTCAATGGGTGTGGAGCTAACGGATGTGTAATTCAGTTCTGGGGGTGATGATGAGTGGAGTGGATAGTTGAGCCCACCAACAGTGTCGCTCCCGATGCATGCGGTGGAGATGGATGCGTGCTGCAGGGATGTGGCCTTCAGAGATGCCTCCTAAGAGGATGTGGGGCTAATGGATGTGGGGGAGATGCATGTATTATAAACCTCTGTCCTGCGGACCTCTGTCCAGCAGACTTCTGTCCGATTGATGTGTTCTGAACCTTTTTATAATGGGGGGATGTCAGTGAAACGTTTGATAGTAATCCTCAGTGTTATTTTAATGGTATTAAGTGTGTCTTTGGGAGCAAATTGCATTGGGTCGTTTCATAGGTACGAAAACTCAAACCGTGTTTACCTCGCCAAGAGTATTCAAACCTATTATATCCCAGCAAATTCCCATGTTGAGGGGTATATAAAAGCTGATGGCAACTTTTCGGCTTATGTTATGACAAAAAGTGAGCTGAAAAAATATAAACATGGCAAGGGTTTTAAGCCAATTATCTCTTGGATTAACGTCTCATATGTTGAATTAGAGCTCGATACTCTCGACGAGACATGTTATCTTGTTGTTAGGAACGAGGAGGAGCATATCATGCTTATTCATGTTGAATTCGAGGCAAAGTGATTCTGGGGGTGAGTGATATGAAGCACTCGATGTACAACATAGTGATACCCCTCACTCGGGATGGGGTTCTGGTGTACAACGGTCTAAGTGGTGCGCTTGCAAAATTGACTCCTGAAGAGTATCGGAAGTACTTAAAGTTATCTTTTGGGGAGGCCGATAAAGAACTTGTGGAAAACCTAAAACGGGGTATGTTTATAGTCCCGGAGGATTTCAATGAACTGGAATACATTATACAGAGATATGAGAAAATAAAGGAAGATACCTCCCGCCTTGGACTAGTGATAGCCCCAACAATGAAATGTAATCTTGGATGCATTTACTGCTACCAGAACAGGGAAAAGTTCGATGAATACTCCCTTATGAATGAGAAGGTTCAGACTGAACTAGTGAACTTCGTGGAAACGATTGTGAAGATCAACAATGTTAGGACACTAGAGGTTTTATGGTACGGCGGAGAACCTCTCTTGGGTTTGCCAGTTATAAAAAACCTTACGGAGAAATTCATGAGAATCGGGGAGAGATTCAACGTTAACTATTCTGGGGGCATGGTTACAAACGCCACTCTAATAACTCCAAAGATAGCAGAGGAGCTATATAAACTCAAAATTAGGACATTCCAAATAACGCTGGACGGGGACAGAGAAACACACGACAAAAAAAGAATATATAAAAACGGGAGCGGTACATTCGATAGGATTATAGAAGCAATAAAAATTCTAAGCTCATATAAGGGCGTTAGTATCGTAATTCGGGTTAACGTTGATACTGAAGTGGTCAGAAACTTTGAGAAACTACTGGATATCCTTGAAAATGAAGGGCTCAAAGAAAAAATACGAATATATTTTTCAAAGCTTGAAAAGTACGAGCATTCGTCTTCCACTTGGGGATGTTATATAGAGAATACCAAGGACTACAGCAAACTGGAGATACGGCTGTATGAAAAACTAATTGAAAGGGGGTTTATGTTGAATATATATCCGTTCCCTAGATATCTCCCCTGTGGTGCGGTACGGAAATATGGGAACATATGCATTGATCCGGAGGGGTACCTGTACAAGTGCTGGCATGAGATTGGAATCGTGGAGAAATCCGTTGGACACGTGAGTTCAGGGTTTAATGAAAACGTGGGCAGGTGGATAATAACTTATACTCCATTTGATTTTGAAGACTGTAGAGGTTGTGGGCTTCTACCTGTTTGTATGGGTGGTTGTCCCCTCCGAGCAATGGAATCCAAGAAGGAATGCATCCCCCTAACCGGCAGTATTGAGGAATATCTTAAGATGACGTATATGTACAAAACAAGAGGTGCGAGGGATATGTAATGATAAAGGACCTGGCAGTTAATGTGTTGAACCTTGAAAAGGCTTACGGACGCGTGTGGGCCCTCAAGGGGATAAGCTTCTCCATCGGCAAAGGTGAAATCTTCGGCCTTATCGGGCCGAACGGAGCTGGGAAGAGCACGACCCTCAAGATTCTCGCAACGCTGATCCCTCCCGATAGGGGAAGGGCCGAGATGATGGGGCACGACGTCGTCAGGGAGTCTGAAAAGGTCCGGAGGCTGATAAGCTACCTGCCCGAGGAGGCCGGCGCTTACAAAAACCTAACCGGCTACGAGTACCTCCGCTTCATGGCCAGGCTCTACTCCAACGCGACTGGAAAGGACGAGGGAGAGATGCTTGAGCTCGGGGTCGAGCTTGCCGGGCTCGGGACGAGGCTCTACGACAAGGTTGCGACTTACTCCAAAGGAATGACCCGAAAGCTCCTACTCGCGAGGGCTCTCATGGTGGTTCCAAGGCTGGCCATCCTCGACGAGCCCACAAGCGGTCTCGACATAGTGAACGCCTACGAAATCAGGAAGCGTATAAAGGAGTTCTCCCGTGAGCAGGGCGTTTCAGTTCTCGTTTCGAGCCACAACATGCTCGAAGTTGAGTTCCTCTGTGACAGGGTGGCGATAATGCACAAGGGGCTGATTGTTGAGACTGGAACGCCGGAGGAGCTGAAGGCTAAGTACGGTGCGGAAAACCTTGAGGAGGTCTTCGTAAAGGCCTCGCGGAGGGTTACCTATGGGTGAGCTCTGGATTATGTTCCAAAAGGAACTCATGGACGTCCTCAGGGACAGGAGGCTTCTAACTGCCATAGTGCTTCCGCTTATCATCATACCGGTTCTCTTCGGGATCGTGCAGTCGTCGAGTCACTCCACCAGGGTTGCCGTTGGGATCATTGACAACGACGGTGGAGAATACTCGAGGGCCCTCGTGGCCTTCCTTGAAAGGAACGGCATTAACGTTGATGAAAGCTCACCAGTGACCCTTGTGATTCCAGCGGGCTTCTCCGACGCCATCAAAAAGGGTGGCTCCCCCGAGTTGCTAATCGAGGCTAGGCTTTCATCTCCCCTTGACTTTAAGGCGGTCAGGTCTGTAGAAGTTTTGAAGGGGTTGATACTGCGTTTCGGCAGCGGAGTTCTGCCCTCCATAAAACCGAGGTTTCTGATGGAGGTCGGCGGGAACGTCCTGAATGTTGAGCCCTCGAGGTATGTATCCTCCCTGCTCAAAAGCTCCCTGGCGGTGCCGCTGGTTCTCTTTGTCATAGCAATCTACGCCTCGCAGGCGATAGCGGCTTCCGTGGCTATGGAAAAGGAAGGCAAGACGCTCGAAACCCTGCTCACGCTACCGGTCTCGCGGAGGTTGATAATACTGGGCAAGGTGTTTGGCTCGATAGCGTTCAGCGTTCTCGTACTCGTTTCTCTGGCAGTGTCATTCGGGATTTTTGCTCGACTTGCCCCCCATTCCGGAAGTCCCCAGGGCGTGTCCGTCGGTCTGGCACCGCTCCTCTTCCTCTCCGCCGGAATCTTTCTGCTCTTCCTCCTGATGCTCCTCACGAGCCTGCTTGTGTCTTTATTCACGCTCGATGTAAGGAGTGCCCTCAGCATAGCGGGTCTCGTTGAGGTCCTCTACCTGATTCCCATGATGGTGCTCTTCGCGGGCGTTGAGGTTTCCGGGCTTGCAGGGCTTCTTATGGAGGCAAACCCGGGTTATGCCCCAATTCACGCTTTTCTGAGCGCCATGGCCGGAGACTACCCCTCAGCCCTGGGAGCTTTGCTGTACCTAATCGCCTGGAACGTCCTGATACTGAGGCTCACCGTCTGGGTCTTTGACAACGGAATCTTGGTGAGCGCAAATATCAATCTGGAGAAGCTTAGGTGGCTGGTGAGGGTGAAGATATGAGCCACCTCTCTCCTTTAGATTTCAAAACAACCGGGTGGTGAAAATGCCAAAGGTTAAACCTCTGGTAGTGCCCTTATCCCTGCTTATAATTCTTTCTACATACTATCTCAGTCAGCCTTGGATTCAAACAAAGCCAACCTTCCAACTCGGCATCTTCCTAGTTTCCAAGTGCTCTGACAACGTCTGTCTTGAGATTAACCCCTATGTTGAACTTACAAATGTTGTGTTCTACTTGGCCGGCTGGGATTCCAGCAATAGTACGCCCTATGCGCGAGAAGTTGAATCCTACTTCTCCCCCTATCGGAACCACAAAGCGGTGCTCCTCGCCAGAAAAGCCCTGAGAGCGGGCCTATCATACGACGCCATTCCTAAGTTTGCGCTGGAGCTGAACTCCACGGAATGGAGTGAGTACCTCATTGCAAGGGTTCACGGGAATGAAAAACTACTCAACGAGCTTGCCAGAGCTATAGAAGAATTTGTCCAGGACTCGAACTTTTTGGACTTCTATGAGAATCACAAGGAATTCTATAGAGAGCAGATAAGACTGTTTTTTAGAGAGAATCCGAATGTCTTTGACATTCCCCACTTTGTGGGGGAGTTCTTTGGAGAGAAGCAGAAACGGTGGGTTTTCATTCTTCAGCCCCTTGAGATGTATTACAACTACGGCGGTTCGATAAATAGTACCGTTTACGCATTTCTTGGCGTCTGCTCTGTATCCGGTGGTTCACCTCAGTACTGCAACGCATCTGTCCACGAAATGGCCCACAGCTTCATCAACCTGCCGTGAACAAGTACTACAAAGAATTCAGGGGCTACTCTGAAATGTTCTTGCCAGTCAGGGAGATCATGAATCCCATGGGGTACTCCAACTGGAAGACCTACCTTGATGAGACCTTTGTTAGGGCATTCGAGGCGTACTACATCCCCAAAACTGAGGGAAATCAGAGCGCTGAAAGATTTATACAGAGTCAAGAAGCCCTCGGGTTCTATCTCGTTGGAAGGGTTTACGGAGTGTATCTCACGGACTACCTCCCCAACAGGGAGAAATATCCAACCTTCAAGAGCTTTATGCTCGAACTTGCGAGGCTCATGGGGGATTGGTACGGGGAAGGCTTCTGGAAGAACATATCTCCCGAACCAACTATCAGGATAGCCTTTATGGCATTCAAGGCAGATGGTGTTAAAGTATACGCTGCCCAAAACCTCTCGGAGAGCACGTACGTCAAAAGCTATGTTGAGATGCTTGAAAATGCGGGCTTTAAGGTGACGTTCACGGACAAGCTCGAAAATGGTAATCTCATTGTCATTGCACCGCTGAACTCCTCCGTTACCTGCAAGCTCAACAGATACGTAGAGATACGGGGTAATTCTGTCGTTCTCAACGGCGTTAAATATTCCAATGGAGTTTTCCTAGTCGAAGCTTTGAGGAATCCAAAAGGAGGATTTGCTATGCTAATAGCAGGAACACCGGACGTGTTCGAGAAAAAACCCTCGGGGGGTGGGGATGAAAGCTTGCTAAACTATCACTACTTTGTCTACATAACGAGCCTTAAAAGAGCCGTCGCTTTCGGATAATCTTTTGTTTAACATTTTTCTGTCAAAATAAACCTTAAAAATAAAACTTTTTTACACTAATCCGTCAATCAATGGAGGGTTCATGATGTTCCCGCACGAGGAAAGGCTCATCCGTGAAAGGCTCGGCAGGGAGCCGAACGAACTTGAGTGGGCGATGCTTGAGGTTATGTGGAGCGAGCACGCCTCGTATAAGTCGAGCAGGCCCTGGCTCAAGCTCCTGCCGACGGAGAACGAGCACGTGATTCTGGGCCCCGGTGAGGACGCCGGGATAGTGAAGTTCGACGACGGGACATGGATAGCCGTTGGAATCGAGAGCCACAACCACCCGAGCGCGGTCGAGCCCTACGGCGGAGCGGCAACGGGCGTCGGCGGAATAGTGAGGGACATACTCTGCATGGGTGCGAGGCCGATTGCTCTGCTCGACCCGATACGCTTCGGACCCATCGAAAAGGAGCGGAACAGGTACCTCTTTGAGTACGTCGTCAAGGGTATAGCCGACTACGGCAACAGGATAGGCGTTCCGACGGTTGGCGGGGAAACCGAGTTCGATGAGGGCCTCGACAACTACACGCTCGTTAATGTGGCATGCGTTGGGGTTATGA encodes:
- the purS gene encoding phosphoribosylformylglycinamidine synthase subunit PurS, with protein sequence MKWRVTVIVRLKEGLNDPEGRVIGSALRNLGYAVENLKVPKYFEFELESDNPEGEVEEMCRRLLANPVIHTYEYSIEPVS
- the purQ gene encoding phosphoribosylformylglycinamidine synthase I, whose translation is MVRFAVVVFPGTNCDFETERAIRKAGAEAERVWYKANLRDFDGVVLPGGFSYADYLRAGVIAARQEIMEEVKEFAREGRPVLGICNGFQVLTEAGLLPGALRPNRVPRFLCRWVHLRVEDAETPFTALYEPGEVVRMPIAHAEGNYYLDDPSKVRIVFQYSDGNGNVTEEANPNGSVLNIAAIANERGNVLGTMPHPERASDRFLGSEDGLRLFRSMVKWARG
- a CDS encoding ABC transporter ATP-binding protein is translated as MIEAVNLTKYYPPPIKSLFDLKSLKDFLKTPREEIPALVDISFKVKEGEIYGLLGPNGAGKTTLCKIANGLVIPTRGHLYIAGYDSIQDHDKIRGRIFTIFGGSRDLFGLFQWRVSVEKNLRFIAELWGIPKAEAERRITHALELLNLEEKRHEWYQKLSAGMRQKVYLVLPLIIQPEVLILDEPTVYLDVFTRREVWNAIMELSREVGTTVLLTTHNLKEAEILCDRILLFNKSKIAEGTPKELIEKVQALKAERKIIAKIKGRINPKDFEGIAQKIEIQGNGESMYIQLYFKNEDLKEILSRLSQYNVVDTQNSQVTLEEVFTHLCKR
- a CDS encoding helix-turn-helix transcriptional regulator, which encodes MRVHVLKEECENGKLVLLLRVEIEVNSLHKHELGDSERQILDLIIDNGEITQKELSQLFGRANACRAVKDLENKGLVRRERKGKTYVIRVV
- a CDS encoding ABC transporter permease, which codes for MVTVQGIRTIKAFIFIQKEVFFSRRFDLLLQFIGLGLNIIFIGIFAKLITINANISQYGTPDYLEYLLIGSIIHNLVFLPRGSISSFVLGRVFPVLYNAPASLTSIFIGINAWRILWNLGLTLLITIAYIMFFGLRIHVNLGVVVVILSGILLIFALDLFSAGFRIATKATQDPLNWFFNITAQLVSGLYFPPEELPSGSSPCQKYIPKPTSSKWADSQWVAATRYPKSCPA
- a CDS encoding Cys-every-fifth RiPP peptide CefA; translation: MEWIVEPTNSVAPDACGGDGCVLQGCGLQRCLLRGCGANGCGGDACIINLCPADLCPADFCPIDVF
- a CDS encoding radical SAM/SPASM domain-containing protein, producing MKHSMYNIVIPLTRDGVLVYNGLSGALAKLTPEEYRKYLKLSFGEADKELVENLKRGMFIVPEDFNELEYIIQRYEKIKEDTSRLGLVIAPTMKCNLGCIYCYQNREKFDEYSLMNEKVQTELVNFVETIVKINNVRTLEVLWYGGEPLLGLPVIKNLTEKFMRIGERFNVNYSGGMVTNATLITPKIAEELYKLKIRTFQITLDGDRETHDKKRIYKNGSGTFDRIIEAIKILSSYKGVSIVIRVNVDTEVVRNFEKLLDILENEGLKEKIRIYFSKLEKYEHSSSTWGCYIENTKDYSKLEIRLYEKLIERGFMLNIYPFPRYLPCGAVRKYGNICIDPEGYLYKCWHEIGIVEKSVGHVSSGFNENVGRWIITYTPFDFEDCRGCGLLPVCMGGCPLRAMESKKECIPLTGSIEEYLKMTYMYKTRGARDM
- a CDS encoding ABC transporter ATP-binding protein; this translates as MIKDLAVNVLNLEKAYGRVWALKGISFSIGKGEIFGLIGPNGAGKSTTLKILATLIPPDRGRAEMMGHDVVRESEKVRRLISYLPEEAGAYKNLTGYEYLRFMARLYSNATGKDEGEMLELGVELAGLGTRLYDKVATYSKGMTRKLLLARALMVVPRLAILDEPTSGLDIVNAYEIRKRIKEFSREQGVSVLVSSHNMLEVEFLCDRVAIMHKGLIVETGTPEELKAKYGAENLEEVFVKASRRVTYG
- a CDS encoding ABC transporter permease, with the protein product MGELWIMFQKELMDVLRDRRLLTAIVLPLIIIPVLFGIVQSSSHSTRVAVGIIDNDGGEYSRALVAFLERNGINVDESSPVTLVIPAGFSDAIKKGGSPELLIEARLSSPLDFKAVRSVEVLKGLILRFGSGVLPSIKPRFLMEVGGNVLNVEPSRYVSSLLKSSLAVPLVLFVIAIYASQAIAASVAMEKEGKTLETLLTLPVSRRLIILGKVFGSIAFSVLVLVSLAVSFGIFARLAPHSGSPQGVSVGLAPLLFLSAGIFLLFLLMLLTSLLVSLFTLDVRSALSIAGLVEVLYLIPMMVLFAGVEVSGLAGLLMEANPGYAPIHAFLSAMAGDYPSALGALLYLIAWNVLILRLTVWVFDNGILVSANINLEKLRWLVRVKI